CTTCCAGCATCCCGGGCTCACATGAAGGTTCGTCCCGTCGCAGTCGCCGGATGCCTTTCGTGCATCCTGTTCGCGTTCACGCACACACCTGCACCGCCTGCGTCACGCACGTTTGCGCCTGACAGCGTGCTGCCGAACGACAATCGCACGCCCGGCGGCAGCATCGTGAACGGGACGACGGAGCTGCATCTCGTCGCGCAGCTCGCAGCCTGGCGACCGGACCTCGATGTCGACAGCGCAGCCACGGTCCAGGCATTCGCCGAGACGGGCGGCGCGCCGCGCATTCCCGGACCGCTTCTGCGCGCGGAGCAGGGAACGGATGTGCGCGTCACGATCGCGAACGACATCCCGGACTCGACGCTCATCGTCCATGGCATGCGTGCGGGCACGGTCGCGGACGATACGATCGTCGTGCGGCCCGGTACGCGTCGAGAAGTAACGTTCCGCGCGGGCGCACCCGGCACATACCTGTACTGGGGGACGACGAGCGGCAAAGTGCGCATCGTGGACCGCACCGGCCGCGACGGCCAGCTGACGGGCGCGATCGTGATCGATCCGACCGGTATCGCGCCGGATCCGGCGGAACGCATCTTCGTCATCACCGTGCTCGACATCCTGCCGGACACCACGAAGCCGCCGCCGCTCGAGGACATCTTCGAGCTGGCGATCAACGGGCGCTCGTGGCCGCACAGCGAGCGTATCGATCAGACTGTCGGTGACACGGTGCGCTGGCGCTGGCTGAACGGCAGTTACCTGACGCACCCAATGCATCTGCATGGCTTCCATTTCCGTGTTCAGGCAAAGGGCGACGGTGCGGCGGATACGACGTACACAGATGCCGACGCACGCGAGGTAGTCACCGAGTTCATGCGGAGCGGGAGCACGTTCGCGATGGAGTGGACGCCGACGCGTGCGGGCAACTGGCTTTTCCACTGTCACATGGCCGCGCACATCACGCCGTTCCCGGCACGTCCCGATTCACTTCAGCAGCACGACGCGCACGACGTGGTGCAGCATGCTCTGCAGGGCATGGCGGGGCTCGTACTCGGCATCCGAACGACCGATCGCGCCGAGCCTCATGCCGTGTCGCTCACCGAGCCGGTGCAGCACCTGCGACTCCTGATGCAGCAGGCCGCTCCCACCGAGGACCCGCTGCTTCGTGCGACGGGGTACGTGCTGGTGGCAGGCGATGAGCCTGCACCGGACTCGGTGAGCGTTCCGGGGCCACCTCTGCTGCTCACGCGTGGCGAGACGACCGCGATCACTGTCGTGAATCGCACGGGCCAGCTGACGACGGTACACTGGCACGGCATGGAGCTCGAGAGCATCTACGATGGCGTCGCGGGCTGGAGCGGTGCCGGTTCCAACCTCGCGCCGCTGATTGCGCCGGGCGACTCTTTCACCGTCGCATTCACACCGCCGCGTTCCGGCACGTACATCTACCACACGCACATGGACGAGGGGCTGCAGCTCGCGACGGGCGCGTACGGTCCGCTCATCGTGCTGGACCCGGGTCAGCGCTTCGACCCCGAGACGGACCTGATCTTCATGATGGCACGCTCCGTCGACGGCGGCACCAACCAGCAGGCGATCAATGGACGCCACGCACCGCCGCCGCTCACGCTCCGCGTGGGCACCACCTACCGGCTGCGCTTCGTCAATATCATGCCGACCGCGCCCATCGATCTGGAGCTGCACGCCGATTCGACTCTGCTCAGCTGGATGCCGATCTCGAAGGACGGCGCATGGGTGCCCACCTCGCAGCGCGTGCCCGGACCATCGCGACAGTGGGGCTTCGGCGTCGGGGAGACCCGGGACTTCCTGTGGACGCCGGATCGCCCGATGGACGCCGTGATCTCTGCCGGGAACGAAGTCGACGGCTTCATGATCCGCCAGCTATTGACCGTGCGCTGAGACAACCCGATCGCGCGCGGAACCCTGTGCCGGGTCTTCACTCTGATCGGCTGCTGTTCGCGGCGCAGACACCCCTGACCGTCCCAGCACCCCTGCATATCTGCTCACGCGCCGCTATCGTACCACTCTCGCACACCAGTGCCGGCCGCCAATCACTCGACACGCGCAAAGTCATGACGATGCCCGTCCGCCGCTCAGCCACCATCGTACAGCTCATCGCTTGCGGCGCGTTCCTCACCACCGCATGCAGCGGCGGCGACGCGAACGCACGCAGCGCAACCGTCGAATACGACACGATCGGTGATACCATCATTGCCCGCGCCCAGCAGATGCCCGCCTGGGGCGACTCGGCGCGGCTGGTGGAGGAAGTGCGGATCGGCGAGCTGGAAGGTCCCGAGGAGTACACGTTCGGCCGCGTCGTCAGCATGGCGGTCGATTCCGCCGGCGCGATGTACGTGCTCGACCAGCAGGCGCTCACGGTCCGCGTCTACGACGAGACCGGACGCCACGTGCGCGACATCGGCCGCTCCGGGTCAGGCCCCGGCGAGCTGAAGCAGCCGCACAGCCTCGACTTCATGCCCGACGGCCGCCTCGCCGTGCGCGACTTCGGCAACGCCCGCATCAACTTCTACGACCCTGCCGGCGAGTCGGTGGGCACGCTCACGATACCGGGCGGGTTCTTCACCACGACGCCGATGCGCGTCGATACGCTCGGCCGCATCCACACGAGCGTCGTCGCCGATCGCATCGAAGGGCAGATGTTCCGCGTCGGATATCAGCGCTTCGGCGCCGATGGCACGATCCAGGACACGATCCGCAACCCGCGTCCGGACTTCCAGTCGGAACCGCTAACCGCCCGATCGCCCGACGGTAACGGCATGAGCGCCACGTCCGTGCCCTTCTCACCGGGCATCCAGTGGACGATCGACCGCGGCGGCAACGTCGTTTGGGCCATTACCAGCGATTACACCATCCACACCGTGCAGGACGACCGCCCGTTCCGCATCACGCGGACGATCGAGGCCGTGCCCGTCCAGGCCGCGGAGAAGGCAGCGGCGGAGGAGGGCGTGCTGCGCAACATGCGGCAGACCCAGCCGAACTGGAGCTGGCAGGGGCCCGCGATCCCCGATACGAAGCCGTTCATCGGCTCCGTCACCATCGCACACGACAACCGCATCTGGGTGCAGGCGCGTCAGCCCGGCGAGCGGCAGCCCGCCGACCCCTAGGAAGAGCGCGAGCCGGGTGCACCGCCGCCCATCGATCAGTGGCTCGAGCCCGCCGTCTACGATGTCTTCCAGCCGGATGGCACATGGCTCGCCCGGCTCGAGGCGCCGGATCGCTTCGTCCCCATGTTCATGCGCGGCGACCACGTCTGGGGCATGCAGCGCGACGAATACGATGTGAACTACGTGGTACGCCTGCGCATCGAGCGGTGACCGCACTTTGTCGCGCGACCCGTTCCGCCGGGTAATGCCCCCGCGCGCCAGCGCGTTCATTAGCCCCCAACCGTCCAGTTCGCGATAGGCGTCGGCAGGATTGGACGATTGAGGGCGGCAAACACGGTCAATGTTCCAGTGCCCCCGCGGGAAGACATCTCGATGGACGGTTAGCCGCGCCAGATGCCGCGAATGTTCCACTGGCCAGAATTCGCGTCACCAACCGGACGATTGCAAGTCGGCAGCACCTGCCCCGGCACGTCGCCCCGGGCAAGTCGCCAGCACCTGCCCTGGCACGTCGCCCCGGTCGTCGGCAACCGGTCCGAACCGCGTCGATCGCGCACGCGACGCCCGACGCAACCGGTTCTTTCCGGCGCAACAATATTCGCCACTCCCTACATGTTTTCGCCCTCCGCCGCTCCCACGCGCCCTACGGTCGCAGCCGCGAAACACTCACTGTGCCCTGCACCGAGCCGAATCCATGCCGACACGCTCCCGGCTAGCTGGCGTTCACCAAACCATTTAGCACGCTCAGCCTCGCCGGTACCCGGCCCACGTGTGTCCGAAGCGCTTTACCCCCGAAAGGGAGCCGCTCCGCGGCACATCAGATGCCGTACGAACACCGGTTGCGCGATCAACGCCTCTACCCGATCCGCGCATCAGCAGACAAGACGCATTGCACGTCGGCGACGCTGCCGACCACCAGGGAGACGCACATGTTCACGAATACGAAGTCGCCTGCCCTCGTACCGGTACTGCTCGCAGTGCTCGTTGCTGCGCCCGCGGCCGCGCAGAGCACAGTCGCGCAGGCCACGGTGCCGGTCGCGGCGGCGACGCATGCCCAGCCCGCATTGACCAGCCTCGTCATCGCGGTCGGCGAGACGAAGACGGGCTCCCTCACGGACGAGGATCCGCGACTGGATGAAGGCGAGCACTATCACGCCTACGACTTCTACGGTCGGGCAGGACAGCGCATCGCCGTATCGCTCCGCTCGTCCTCCTTCGACAGCTATCTCGCCATCATCACCAGCGACATCGAGTGGGAGAACCAGGACGACGACAGCGGCGGCGACTCCAACGCCCTTCTCGATGTCACGCTGCCCGTGACCGGCCGCTACGTCATCATCGTAACCACGTACGAGGGCGATGAGACCGGCGACTACACGCTGTCGGTGAGCGCCCTCGAGGCCAACACCGCGCGCGACACCGAGGAATGGGTGCAGTACGGCCAGGCCTCCGACAACGACGCCAGCCTGTTCTACCTGCCGTCCAGCATCCGGAACACCGGCGACAACATCCTTCAGGTGTGGACCCGCTGGACGTATCCGGGCATGCAGCCACCCAGCACCGGCGATGCGCAGTACGATTCGGAGAAGCGACTCGTGCGGGTGGACTGCGGCGGGGACGCGCTCGGCCTGGTCTCGTTCGTCGAGTACGCGGGCGACACGGCCGTCAATAACTGGACGGCGAAGGACGTGGAGATGAATCCCGCGGTGCCGGGATCCGTCGGCAGCTCACTGCTGGATCGGGTATGCTCGAACCGGGCACCATAAGCACGGCCGTGAGGCCCGCCCGGATGCTGTAGCCCGGCGCGGGGACAGTCGCTCAGAGCCGGGGGGCGGTGGCGCTTCCCCCCGCCAGACCTTACCATAAGGGTTCAACCACCCAGCGACTGACCCCGACGCCCGGCCTCACGTGATACGACACCGGCATCTTTTCGCCTTTGCGGCGCCCCTGATTTTCGCCGGCTGCGCCTCGACCGCACCGGTCCCGGCCGCATCCCCGGCCGACGCCGCCGAACCGGCGGCCACCGAAGACCACGCCGGCCACCAGACCGCGCAACCCGTCCAGCCCGCCGACTCGCAGCACGACGCCCACGCAGCGCACGGCCAGCTCGCGGCTACGGCAGGACCCGGCTTCAGCGTAGCCGACGTCCGCTTCATGCAGCACATGATCGGGCACCACGACCAGGCACTGGTCATGGCCGCCATGGCACCGTCGCGCGGCGCGAGCGAGCACTTCCTCCGGCTGGTCGAGAAGATCGAGATCTCGCAGACCGACGAGATCGGCCTCATGAAGCAGTGGCTGACCGACCGCAACCAGCCGATCCCCGACGACGCGTACATGCACGGCATGATGATGCCCGGCATGCTCACACCCGCACAGCTCGAGCAGCTCGGTGCTGCCCGCGGCCGCGAGTTCGAGCGGCTCTTCCTCACATTCATGATCCGGCACCACGAAGGCGCGCTCCAGATGGTCGACGAGCTGTTCGACACGCCCGGCGCCGGCCAGGACCCCGACATCTTCCGCTTCGCCACCGACGTCGACGCCGACCAGCGCGACGAGATCTACACGATGAGCGTCATGCTCGACATGCTCGAGAACCCCGCAAGGAGCCCAGCCCGATGACGAAATCCGCACGCATGAAGTCGTACGCCCGAGCCACTGCCGGTATCGCGACGTTGGCGGCCGCCGTCGCAACCACGGCACCCGCGTTCGCGCAGGACACGATCGCCACGATGAATGATCCGCGCGCGCACCTGGCCGCCGGTACGGAAAACACCGCGGCGTACGCCGGCTGGAACATGGAGCTGACATCGTGGTCACCGAAGCCCATGGAGTTCGACTCCGCACGCGGCCTTGCCTACATCAACTCCGACCTCGCGTTCCGCGGCAACACGCTCTACCAGGGCAACTTCAGCGGCTTCAGCGTCTGGGACATTTCGAACCCGGCAGGCCCCGAGCTGCTCAGCACCGTCGTCTGCGCCACCGACCAGGGCGACCCGTCCATCTACGGCAACCTCCTGTTCATCTCCGCCGAGTCCGGCCGCTCCCGCAAGGACTGCGGCATGCAGGGCGTGGAGGATGGCGCGGACCGCATGCGCGGCGTGCGCATCTTCGATGTGAGTGACCCGCGCAACCCGCGTCTCGTGAAGAACATCCAGACCTGCCGCGGCTCGCACACGCACACCATCGTGCCGCATCCCACAGACCGCAACGTGATCTACATCTACGTCGGCGGATCGTCGTCCGTGCGCGATGCCGGCGAAGTCCCGGAGATCGAGTGCTCGGAAGGCACCGTCGCCGAGAACGCGAACACGTCGCAGTACCGCGTCGACATCATCCGCGTCCCGCTCAACAACATCGAGCAGGCCGCTGTCGTCGGCTACGCCCGCATTTTCGAGGACCTGCCGCGCTCGCCCGGCCGCGCCGGTGTCGCCGCGGACGAAGCGGCCGCAAACAACCGGCGCGCCACCGGACCGTCCGGCTGCCACGACCTCACGTCCTATCCGGCCTACAATCTCGTCGCGGGATCGTGCGGCAGCTTCGGCATCCTGCTCGACACGAAGAACCCCGAGAAGCCAGTGCGCCTCGATGCGAAGTCGGACCTGAACTTCTCGCTCTGGCACACGGCCGTGTTCAGCAACGACGGCAGCTCCGTCGTGTTCACCGACGAGTGGGGCGGCGGCACGTCCCCGCGCTGCCGCATCACCGACCCCGAGCGCCTCGGCGGCAACACGATCCTGACGATCGGCGACAACGGCGCCATGACGCAGCACGGTTACTTCAAGATGCTAGCGGCGCAGACGGACACCGAGAACTGCGTGTCCCACAACGGCGGGCTCATCCCCGTGCCCGGCCGCGACATCATGGTCCAGGGCTGGTACCAGGGCGGCGTCAACGTATTCGACTTCACCGACCCGGCGAACCCGATCGAGATCGCGTACTTCGACCGCGGCCCGGTTGACGACGAAAACCTCGTGGTCGGCGGCTCCTGGGGCGCGTACTGGTACAACGGCCACATCTATTCGTCCGAGCTGTCCCGCGGACTCGACGTGCTGGAGCTCACGCCGAACGAGCACCTGTCGCAGAACGAGATCGATGCCGCGAAGCTCATCCGCATGGAGGAGTACAACCCGCAGATGCAGCCGCAGCTCGTGTGGCCGGCCGCCTTCCCCGTCGTGCGCTCGTACCTCGACCAGCTCGTGCGCAACAACGGTCTCCCCGAAGCCCGTACGACGGCGATCGCCGCCGCCATCGACGCCGCCGAGCGCGCTACCAGCACCGCTCGCCGCGACCAGCTGAACCGACTCGCCTCACAGCTCGATGCGGATGCAGCGAACGCCGCCGACGCCGAGCGTGTTCGCGCCATGGCGGAGGCCGTCCGGGCGCTGGCCGGGGCGTAGCGGATAACGAAAACGGGATCGGGATCGGGAGCGTGTTCGTGTGCGGTTCGCGGGTAACGGCAGTTCCCGATCCCGGAACGGCAGGTCCCGATCCCGCTAACCGACACGATCCCGATCCCGATCCCGCGTTCGTTTCATTCCAGCGGTCTTGAAATCGAACGACTGTTCTGCCAACGTTTTGTGAGACCAATCCGGTCTGACCGAACCTCAGGAGAACAGCAGTATGCGAAAGGCATTATTCGCAGTCGCACTCATGGCGGCTGTGGCGGGGTGCGTTTCCGTCAACAAGTCCGTGCTCTCGAGCTCACGGGTGGCGTACCCCGTGCCCCGCGACTCCGTGCACGTGTATCTGCCCGGTGACAGCGTGCCGCCGCACGAGCGCATCGCGATTCTCACCGCGAAGGGCGACGAGAACACGACCAACGAAGCTCAGATGCTCGACAAGATGCGGCAGGAAGCTGGCAAGCTCGGCGCAAACGCTATCGTCCTCGGCGACATGACGGATCCCAGCAGCACGTCACGCGTGCTCGGCGCCCTGTTCGGCACGCCGTCGAACAGGAAGGGCCAGGCAATCGCCATCTTCGTCCCCGACCTGCGCCGCCAATGATCTGAATGAATACGGGATCATGTCTGGTGCAGCGCCCCCGGTAGCCGCAGTTCCCGATCCCGCTAACCGAACACAATCCCGATCCCGATCCCGCGTTCGTTCAAAGGAGTCGTCATGTCGATCGGAAATGATCTGATCCCCGAGTTCGAGCAGGAGATGGCCGCCACGCGTCGCGTCATCGAACGGGTGCCCGACGACAAGCCGGACTGGAAGCCCCACCCGAAGTCGTTTTCGATCGCACACCTCGCGCAGCTCGTGGCGTGGATGCCCGGCTGGATCGCGCAGACGCTCGAGCATCAGTCGCTCGACCTGACGAAGGCCGGCGGCTACAGCAACGAGAGCACGGCAACACTGCTCGCAACATTCGATGAGAACGTCCGCGCTGCGCGTGCTGCACTCGAGGCGTCGCAGGATGAGGACTGGGACGCGGACTGGTCGCTGAAGATGGGCGACAAGGTGCTCATGACACTGCCGCGGACCGCCGTCATCCGACAGCACATCAGCCACCTCAGCCATCATCGCGGTCAGCTCACCGTCTACCTGCGCCTGCGCGATGTGCCGGTGCCGTCGATCTATGGACCGACCGCCGACGAGGGCTGGGGAAGCTGAGCGGCCATCGAATCCGATCGTCGCCGGCTGCCTTCGGCAGGTGAGCGGAGGGGCGAGGCCTGCGGCTGACACCCGAACCGGCTCCGCGGCTTGGAAGGCGGCGGTGAGGCCGGGAAGTCGGTGGTAAGGCCGGGAAGTCGGTGGTGAGGCCGGGAAGGTCGGTGGTGGACGTTGCGAACCGTCCATTTCGCGACGGGCTTCGCGAGGACTGGAGCATTGAGAGCGCTATGCGCGGCCAATCTTCCATCGTCCCCGCGGAATTCCAGTTCGATGGAGACTTGACCGCACCATGCGCGCTGAATGCTCCACGCGCCGGAATCTCCGCCACCGATTGGACGGTTGACGACCCGGGTCGTCCGCAGCATGCTCGCTGAATGCTCCACGCGCCGGAATCTCCGCCACGATTGGACGGTTGACGGCACCGATCCCGCGCACGAACACGCTCCCGCTCCCGACTTCGTCACAGCACCACCTCCCGCAGCAGCCACTCCCTCGCCCCCAGCCAGTCCCGCCGGACCGTGCGCGTCGTTACACCGAGCGCTTCGGCGATCTCCGCTTCGGTCATCCCGCCAAAGAAACGGTACTCGACCACGCGCGCCTGGCGCGGATTCACGGTGGCGAGGCGCTCGAGGGCGTCGTGAATCGTGATCAGTGTCTCGGTGCGTTCTGTTGCCGCGACCTGAATCGCTTCGGCGAGTGTCACACGCGTGAGGCCCCCGCCCCTCTTGGCGGCCACGTGCCGGCGAGCGTAGTCGATCAGTACGCGGCGCATGGAGCGGGCTGCCAGCGCGAAGAGCTGTGAGCGGTTCTTCCAGTCCACTTCGTGCTGGTCGAGCAGCCGCATGTACGCCTCACTGACGAGCGCCGTCGTGTTCAGGGTATGACCCTGCCGCTCGCGCCTCAGTTGCAGGTGCGCGATCGCGCGTAGCTCGTCGTACACGAATGGAAGCAGCGCGTCCAGCCTGCTCTCCGGGGTCGTTGCCGCCGTCGACGACATCGATTCGTTCGTCGGTTCCGTCATGACCATGTCCAGTCATCCAGGGGTTTCGTGCGCGCGGCTGATGGCCGGAACGGGCCGATGTCCGGTTCCTGCCGCCGATTGCGCGTCAGGCAGATAGCGGTGCAGTACGCAAGACCACTTAGACTTCCGGGAGAGGTATCATGCGCAGACCATATCGAAGCCGCATCACACCCATCATTCTGCTGGCCGCGGCCACCGCCTGCGACAGCAGCCCGACGGACGCGCCGTTCAATGCCGTTCCGATCGGCGGCGGCACACACGCCGCAACGGTGCTCGACGCCACGACCGGCGGCACGCCCGGCTTCTATTTCCTGCCTCCGACCGTTCCGACAACGCCGGCGTACTCGGGCACGTTCGACGGCTCGCTGCTTCCCGAGCTCAGTGTCGAGGTATGCGAGCTGGACGCAGCCGGCGCGTGCCCGGCGGCGCCCATCGTCACGTACAGCGCCACAGGCAACGCGCGTCATGCCATACGGCTGAACCCGGGCCGCGACCTCTACTTCGTCTACTGGAACGTCGTGCCGCCGGACGCCGCCGGTGCGGCGTTCCGTGCAACCGTCATCGCATCCGGCAGGGACCTCGGTCATGTCGACTTCATTGAGCCCGTCGCCGGCCGCTGGATGCCGATCGCGTTCCGCATCGAGGAGGGCGCGCTCGACGAGGTCGATCCGCCGACGGAGCCGCCGGCCGAACCGCCGCCCGCGCTGATCACGAGCAATGCCGACGGTACGCGCGTTGGCAGCGGCCTTCAGCATGGTACCTGGACGTTCACGCTCGAGACGCCGGCACCTCCGGGCGGCATCGACGTGGAGATCCGGAGCTCCGATCCGTCGCTCCTCCTGGTCGCCCCCGATGCAGCGACGCCCGGTGCCGACCGGATCACCGTCTCCCTGGGCGGAGGTGTCCTCACGGGTACCTTCTGGGTTCAGGGCATGGAGGGCGTGACGGGCACGAGTGTCGTAGAGTTCAGTGCCGCCGGATTCGCGGGCAGCGCGAGCATCGATGTCGTCCCGGTCGCCGCCAGCATCCTCGGTCTGGGCGCGAGCGTGTCCACCGTCGGACCGGATGTGCCGTTCCAGGTGCGGGTCGGCGCGCTCGATGATGCCGGTACGGGTATGCACGCGCTCCAGGCCGTGCGCGCCGGCGGGGTGCCGCTCACGTTCACGATCACCAACAGCAATGCCACGGTAGCGCGGCTGGTCACGAGCGGCGGTGCGGACCAGGTCCGCACGGTGGACATCGCGGCGGGTGAATGGAGCAGCCCCGCGACGGTCGCCGCGGGCGGCGTTGCGTTCGACGCGCTCGCGGGCGGCACGACCACGGTCACAGCGGCGCACCCCGGCATCACCATGCTTGCCGGCGCGACGATCGATGTGACGGTCACCGCGGGACTCAACGTCACGAGCGGCGTGCGCGTTGGCGCCGGACTGATGCACCTCGTCGTATTCACGCTGGACGCGCCTGCGCCCGCTGGCGGTCTCACTGTTCATCTCGAGAGCTCCGATCCCGGTCTCCTGCTGCTTGCGCCGAACCGCACGACCGTCGGTACGGCATCGATCGATGTGACGATCGGCGGCGGGTCCGGCGGAACGGGCTTCCTGATCGCCGGCGTCGAAGGCGTCACGGGCACCGCGACGATCACGGCGACCGCGCCCGGTTACGACACCGGCGTCGGCACGGTGACGGTCACGCCGGTGGGTGTCAGGCTGCTGTTCCTCGCCACGAGCCAGACCGCCACGGGGTCGAACGATCCGTTCCGGGTCGCGGTCGGCGGCATCAATCCGAGCGGCACCGGCCTCTACACGGAGCAGGACGTGCGCTTCGGCGGTACGCCCATTGTCGTCGACATCACGAACAGCGACGCGGCCATTGCACAGCTCATCACGTCCGCCGGAGCGGCGCAGGTTGTGACCGTCACCATTCCTGTGGGCGACAGCCGCTCACCGCTCGACCTGGCGGGTGGCGGTGTCGAGTTCGACCCGTTAACACCCGGTCAGACGACGGTGAGTGTATACGGTGCGGGTCTCATACAGGTGCCCGGTGCCACGCAGACGATCACGATCAACTGACGCGGCACCACGCACGGGGGCCGGAGCCACCCCCGTGCGTATCACCCGCGAAGCAGCGCGCGCGCTGCCCGTGTGTCGGGATGTTCCTCACCCAGTCCGCTGGTGAGCGGTGGCAGCGCGCGCTCCAGGTCGGCGCGTGCGGCCACCGAATCTCCGAGCTCCAGCCGCGCGCGTGCGCGCAGCAACAGGGTCTGGCCGACGTATCCGCTCCGGGCGGGATCACCGGCCACTCGCGCGGCCAGGTCATGGTAGTCTGTTGCGTAGCGTTCGGCGGAACGCGCATCGCCCGTGCCGAGTGCAACAGTGGCTGCGACGCCGAGCGTGGGCGGGAGATCGGGCGCGTCCAGACGTTCGGGGTAGCCGATCTTCGCGAGCTGCGCATTGATGGCCGCACGAGCGGTGGCGCCATCGCCTCGGCCGAGCAGAAGAAGCGTACGCGTGAGTGCGCTGTATGCGAGCAGCCGCTCGTTGGCATTCACGGAGCTGCGGAGATGGGCTTCCGCGGAATCGAGACGGGCCTCCGCCTCGTCGTATCGCTCGAGATGCACGAGAGCCCGGCCCAGAATCGCCCGTGACTCGGCGGCCACGCGCTGGTTGCCGGCGGCGACGCTCTTCACGATATCCTCGTCGATCAGCCGGGCTGCCTCCTCGTATCGGCCCAGACGGATGAGACTGGCGCCGTACGACGTGATGAACCCGGGCGGCGCTGCGCCGGATGCTTCGAGCGCACCGATCCGCTCGCGCAGCGCGCTTCGGATCTCGAAACCCGCCCTGACTTCGCCCATCATCTCGAGGAGTGATGCGCGATTCAGCGATACCACGACGTATCCCAGTGTGGCGCCGCGACCCGACTCGGACATGATCCGCAGGATCGAGTCGTTCAACGCGGCAACCTTTGCTATCTGCCGTTCGTTCCAGTACAGGTTCGACAGCTCGTTGCTGACGTGGAGCACGTTCTCCACACCGGCGACGGGACTCCCGGCCAGCGACGCCTTTGCTTCCAATAGCGTCTCGATCGCACGGGTGCGGTTTCCATCCGCCTCGAGGATCGCTGCACGAGCGCGCGCGCACGAGACGAACGTGTCCGTCGATGGCGTGGTGCCGGCCAGGATGGCGGCAGCCTCCTCGACCTGAGCCCGGGCCGCAGCAGGGTCGTCGCGATAGCGCAGCCGGGCGGCGCCGCACAGCGCGGCCGCCAGCAGGTCAGCATCGTCATTGCTACGTGCGGCCTGTTCCACCCGGCCCAGCAGGTCGAGCATCTTCGCCGTTTCACCGAGGCTGAAATATCCGTTCGCGAGCATCAGGAGCATCCGACCCATGAACGGCGGCTCGGTGCCGTATTGCCGGTCGAGCATGTCCACGCCGCGGTCCAGCAGCTCGACGAGCGTGAGCGCTCTGCCGCCCGGTCCGATCTCCGACAGCAGCAGCTGCATGAACTCGTTCGCCGCCTGCACGCGCTGCTGCTGGTACACGGCCGCATCGCGCTGACGCCGCGCTTCCACACTCTGATGCGTCGTCATCGCCGTCGATCCGAGCAGGGCGAGCACCACGACCGCGGCCGCAATCACACCGCTCCGATAGCGACGTACGAACTTGCGTGCGCGATACCGCATCGTCGGCGGTTGCGCGGTGACCGCCTGGTGATCGAGGTATCGCCGCAGATCGGCTGCGAACTCCGCGACCGTGGCGTAGCGCTCGGCGGGCTCGACGGCGAGTGCCTTGCGCACGATGGTGTCGAGATCGCTCCGCAACGTGCGCAGCAGCTCGGCCGGCGAGACGGCACGCTGCTGCGCCGTGGCCGACAGCGTCGCCGTCTCACCTCGCACCGCAAGGGCCGACGCGAGCGTCG
This genomic stretch from Longimicrobiales bacterium harbors:
- a CDS encoding sigma-70 family RNA polymerase sigma factor; protein product: MTEPTNESMSSTAATTPESRLDALLPFVYDELRAIAHLQLRRERQGHTLNTTALVSEAYMRLLDQHEVDWKNRSQLFALAARSMRRVLIDYARRHVAAKRGGGLTRVTLAEAIQVAATERTETLITIHDALERLATVNPRQARVVEYRFFGGMTEAEIAEALGVTTRTVRRDWLGAREWLLREVVL
- a CDS encoding DUF305 domain-containing protein; translation: MIRHRHLFAFAAPLIFAGCASTAPVPAASPADAAEPAATEDHAGHQTAQPVQPADSQHDAHAAHGQLAATAGPGFSVADVRFMQHMIGHHDQALVMAAMAPSRGASEHFLRLVEKIEISQTDEIGLMKQWLTDRNQPIPDDAYMHGMMMPGMLTPAQLEQLGAARGREFERLFLTFMIRHHEGALQMVDELFDTPGAGQDPDIFRFATDVDADQRDEIYTMSVMLDMLENPARSPAR
- a CDS encoding 6-bladed beta-propeller yields the protein MTMPVRRSATIVQLIACGAFLTTACSGGDANARSATVEYDTIGDTIIARAQQMPAWGDSARLVEEVRIGELEGPEEYTFGRVVSMAVDSAGAMYVLDQQALTVRVYDETGRHVRDIGRSGSGPGELKQPHSLDFMPDGRLAVRDFGNARINFYDPAGESVGTLTIPGGFFTTTPMRVDTLGRIHTSVVADRIEGQMFRVGYQRFGADGTIQDTIRNPRPDFQSEPLTARSPDGNGMSATSVPFSPGIQWTIDRGGNVVWAITSDYTIHTVQDDRPFRITRTIEAVPVQAAEKAAAEEGVLRNMRQTQPNWSWQGPAIPDTKPFIGSVTIAHDNRIWVQARQPGERQPADP
- a CDS encoding DinB family protein, which gives rise to MSIGNDLIPEFEQEMAATRRVIERVPDDKPDWKPHPKSFSIAHLAQLVAWMPGWIAQTLEHQSLDLTKAGGYSNESTATLLATFDENVRAARAALEASQDEDWDADWSLKMGDKVLMTLPRTAVIRQHISHLSHHRGQLTVYLRLRDVPVPSIYGPTADEGWGS
- a CDS encoding multicopper oxidase domain-containing protein; its protein translation is MKVRPVAVAGCLSCILFAFTHTPAPPASRTFAPDSVLPNDNRTPGGSIVNGTTELHLVAQLAAWRPDLDVDSAATVQAFAETGGAPRIPGPLLRAEQGTDVRVTIANDIPDSTLIVHGMRAGTVADDTIVVRPGTRREVTFRAGAPGTYLYWGTTSGKVRIVDRTGRDGQLTGAIVIDPTGIAPDPAERIFVITVLDILPDTTKPPPLEDIFELAINGRSWPHSERIDQTVGDTVRWRWLNGSYLTHPMHLHGFHFRVQAKGDGAADTTYTDADAREVVTEFMRSGSTFAMEWTPTRAGNWLFHCHMAAHITPFPARPDSLQQHDAHDVVQHALQGMAGLVLGIRTTDRAEPHAVSLTEPVQHLRLLMQQAAPTEDPLLRATGYVLVAGDEPAPDSVSVPGPPLLLTRGETTAITVVNRTGQLTTVHWHGMELESIYDGVAGWSGAGSNLAPLIAPGDSFTVAFTPPRSGTYIYHTHMDEGLQLATGAYGPLIVLDPGQRFDPETDLIFMMARSVDGGTNQQAINGRHAPPPLTLRVGTTYRLRFVNIMPTAPIDLELHADSTLLSWMPISKDGAWVPTSQRVPGPSRQWGFGVGETRDFLWTPDRPMDAVISAGNEVDGFMIRQLLTVR
- a CDS encoding surface-adhesin E family protein; the encoded protein is MFTNTKSPALVPVLLAVLVAAPAAAQSTVAQATVPVAAATHAQPALTSLVIAVGETKTGSLTDEDPRLDEGEHYHAYDFYGRAGQRIAVSLRSSSFDSYLAIITSDIEWENQDDDSGGDSNALLDVTLPVTGRYVIIVTTYEGDETGDYTLSVSALEANTARDTEEWVQYGQASDNDASLFYLPSSIRNTGDNILQVWTRWTYPGMQPPSTGDAQYDSEKRLVRVDCGGDALGLVSFVEYAGDTAVNNWTAKDVEMNPAVPGSVGSSLLDRVCSNRAP